The Lagopus muta isolate bLagMut1 chromosome 4, bLagMut1 primary, whole genome shotgun sequence genome has a window encoding:
- the ALB gene encoding albumin: MKWVTLISFIFLFSSATSRNLQRVARDAEHKSEIAHRYNDLKEEAFKAVSLITFAQYLQRCSYDGLSKLVKDVVDLAQKCAANEDAPECSKSLPSIILDEICQVEKLRDSYGEMADCCSKADPERNECFLSFKVTQPDFIQPYQRPASDVICKEYQDHRGPFLGYFIYSVARRNPYMFAPTILSLAADYEHALQSCCQESDVGACLDTKENVMREKAKKLSIKHQYSCGIFKKFGDRVFQAQKLARLSQKYPKAPFSEVSKLVHDSKEIEKECCAGDMVECVDDMAEVMNNMCSKPDVFSSKIKGCCEKPIMERGQCIIDAEFDEKPADLPSLAEKYTQDKELCKSFEAGHDAFLSEFVYEYARRHPEFSTQLILRVAKGFESLLEKCCKSDNPAECYANAKEQLDHHIKETQDVVKKNCDLLSAHGERDFFKSILIRYTKKMPQVPTEALLKIGKKMTDIGTKCCQLSEDRRMACSEGYLSMVINDMCRKQETTPINDNVSHCCSESYSNRRPCFTAMGIDTKYVPPPFNPDMFSFDEKLCSAPAEERELGQMKLLVNLIKRKPQMTEEQIKTIADGFTAMVDKCCKQSDINTCFGEEGANLIVQSRATLGIGV; this comes from the exons ATGAAGTGGGTAACattaatttcattcattttcctcttcagttcAGCAACATCCAGGAATCTGCAAAGAGTTGCTCGTGACGCAG aGCACAAGAGTGAAATTGCCCATCGCTACAATGATTTGAAGGAAGAGGCATTTAAGGCAGT ttcCCTGATCACATTTGCCCAGTATCTCCAGAGGTGTTCTTATGATGGACTGTCAAAGCTTGTGAAGGATGTTGTTGATCTGGCACAAAAATGTGCGGCCAATGAAGATGCTCCTGAATGCTCAAAGTCACTG CCTTCCATTATCCTTGATGAAATCTGCCAAGTGGAAAAGCTCCGTGACTCATATGGTGAAATGGCCGACTGCTGTAGCAAAGCTGATCCTGAAAGAAATGAGTGCTTCCTGTCATTTAAAGTTACCCAACCAGACTTCATTCAGCCATACCAAAGACCAGCTTCTGATGTGATATGCAAGGAATACCAGGACCACAGAGGGCCATTTCTGGGATA TTTCATCTATTCTGTTGCAAGAAGAAACCCCTACATGTTTGCCCCTACAATCCTTAGTTTGGCTGCTGATTACGAACATGCACTTCAAAGCTGTTGCCAAGAGAGTGATGTTGGTGCTTGCCTGGACACCAAG GAAAATGTCATGAGAGAAAAAGCCAAGAAACTAAGCATAAAGCACCAATATTCTTGTGGAATCTTCAAGAAGTTCGGAGATAGAGTTTTCCAAGCACA AAAACTTGCTCGCCTAAGCCAAAAATACCCCAAGGCTCCATTCTCAGAAGTTTCTAAACTTGTACATGACTCTAAGGAGATCGAAAAAGAGTGCTGTGCAGGGGACATGGTGGAGTGCGTGGATGACATG GCAGAGGTCATGAACAATATGTGCTCTAAACCAGATGTTTTCTCAAGTAAAATCAAAGGCTGCTGTGAGAAGCCTATTATGGAACGAGGCCAGTGTATTATCGATGCAGAATTTGATGAGAAACCTGCAGATCTTCCCTCATTAGCTGAAAAATACACACAAGATAAGGAATTGTGTAAAAGTTTTGAAGCAGGCCATGACGCATTCTTGTCAGA ATTTGTTTATGAATACGCACGGAGACACCCTGAGTTCTCCACACAGCTGATTCTGAGAGTTGCCAAAGGATTTGAATCACTCCTGGAAAAGTGCTGCAAATCTGATAACCCTGCTGAGTGCTACGCAAATGCT aaagaacaactggACCACCATATCAAAGAAACGCAGGATGTTGTGAAGAAGAACTGTGATCTTCTCAGTGCCCATGGCGAGCGAGACTTCTTCAAGTC CATCCTGATCCGCTACACTAAGAAAATGCCTCAAGTACCCACTGAAGCCTTGCttaaaattggaaagaaaatgacagaTATTGGTACTAAGTGCTGCCAGCTTTCTGAAGACAGACGCATGGCTTGTTCTGAGGGTTAT CTGAGCATGGTGATTAATGATATGTGCAGGAAACAGGAGACCACACCGATAAATGACAACGTTTCACACTGCTGCAGCGAGTCCTATTCTAACAGGAGACCATGTTTCACTGCCATGGGAATAGATACCAAATATGTTCCTCCACCATTTAATCCCGATATGTTCAGCTTTGATGAAAAACTCTGCAGCGCTCCTGCTGAAGAACGAGAATTAGGCCAGATGAA attgcTTGTCAACCTCATTAAACGCAAGCCCCAGATgacagaagaacaaataaagACAATTGCTGATGGTTTCACTGCCATGGTTGACAAGTGCTGCAAGCAGTCAGACATCAATACATGCTTTGGAGAAGAG GGTGCCAACCTAATAGTCCAGAGCAGAGCGACGTTAGGAATTGGTGTTTAA